The Malus domestica chromosome 10, GDT2T_hap1 genome contains a region encoding:
- the LOC139188951 gene encoding uncharacterized protein, giving the protein MAKEHVRGCNWTFDEDIALCLAWISVSEDGVVGTNQNRKDLWGKIVDKFHENSNAGRREAGGVYDRWKIINKACTLWKGSLERAMVDMPSGRGVSEIGDKAMAIYKIRTTPKNQAFKLHHAWNILKDCPRWGINANQQCGRLFHNEAPPPNDVNKGVNFADNEGVNQMSPTSSLPRPSGRDKQKEAKRKGKSQDPIREQFASEMARMNENQCRRQEESAQMFLAMKHKGDREQERYETNLIMADLDKYTPERKRYLSGKQKEILRRNATRSIFQDDDSSQDYHPSPPPSQDGGYHY; this is encoded by the exons atggcaaaagagcatgttagaggttgtaattggacctttgacgaagatattgctttatgtttggcATGGATTTCTGTTAGTGAAGATGGTGTCGTCGGCACCAATCAAAATAGAAAGGATTTGTGGGGTAAAATCGTtgataagttccatgaaaactcCAACGCCGGTCGAAGGGAAGctggtggtgtttatgatcggtggaagattatcaacaaagcgtgcactttgtggaagggaagcttggagagagccATGGTTGACATGCCTAGTGGAAGGGGCGTCTCAGAAATT ggtgacaaagcaatggcAATTTACAAGATAAGAactacaccaaaaaatcaagcttttaagttgcatcatgcttggaacatcctcaaggattgtccgaGGTGGGGAATCAATGCGAATCAACAATGTGGAAGATTATTTCATAATGAAGCCCCACCTCCAAATGATGTCAATAAAGGTGTGAATTTTGCCGACAATGAAGGTGTCAACCAAATGAGCCCAACTTCTTCTTTGCCAAGGCCCTCGGGtagagataagcaaaaggaagcaaagagaaaagggaagtcccaAGATCCGATACGTGAACAATTTGCTAGCGAAATGGCAAGAATGAACGAAAACCAGTGTCGTCGTCAAGAAGAATCGGCCCAAATGTTTTTGGCCATGAAGCACAAAGGGGATAGGGAGCAAGAAAGGTACGAAACTAATTTGATAATGGCGGACCTCGACAAATACACTCCAGAGAGGAAGAGATACTTAAGTGGTAAGCAAAAAGAAATTTTACGAAGGAATGCCACAaggagtatatttcaagatgatgattcaTCGCAAGACTATCACCCAAGTCCACCACCAAGTCAAGAtggtggatatcattattaa
- the LOC103432388 gene encoding telomere repeat-binding factor 1-like produces the protein MGAPKQKWTAEEESALKAGVIKHGAGKWRTILKDPEFSGVLYTRSNVDLKDKWRNMSVMASGWGSREKAKTALRRIPPISKQDENSIPLSTTVQSDDEMMDAKLISVSSETQQISGPRKSIVRLDNLIMEAITRLKEPGGSNKTTIAAYIEDEYWAPQDFKRLLSEKLKYLTASRKLIKVKRRYRIAPTPALSEKRRNTSTYPFEGRQMASAFEGRRMASPFEGRPMVSPFEGRYMVSPKFDNDEATILMKTQIDLELAKMRTMTPKEATLAAAQAVKEAEAAIAEAEEAAREAEAAEADAEAAQAFAEAAMKTLKGRNAAKMMNRP, from the exons ATGGGTGCTCCAAAGCAGAAGTGGACGGCGGAAGAAGAATCAGCCCTTAAAGCTGGAGTTATTAAACATGGCGCAGGAAAATGGCGGACCATACTTAAAGATCCAGAATTTAGTGGCGTTCTGTATACTCGCTCAAATGTAGATCTTAAG GATAAGTGGAGAAATATGAGTGTCATGGCAAGTGGATGGGGCTCTCGAGAGAAAGCCAAGACGGCACTTAGAAGAATACCTCCGATTTCTAAACAGGATGAAAACTCTATTCCTCTCAGTACTACTGTTCAAAGCGATGATGAAATGATGGATGCTAAGCTTATTTCAGTTTCTAGTGAGACCCAGCAGATTTCTGGTCCAAGAAAATCTATTGTGAG GCTGGACAATCTTATCATGGAAGCTATAACTAGGTTGAAGGAGCCTGGTGGATCTAATAAAACGACTATTGCTGCATATATAGAG gacGAATATTGGGCTCCTCAAGATTTCAAGAGGCTATTATCTGAGAAATTAAAATACTTGACAGCAAGCCGTAAATTGATTAAG GTAAAACGCAGATACAGGATTGCACCTACTCCAGCGTTAtctgaaaaaagaagaaatacctCAACGTATCCTTTTGAGGGAAGACAGATGGCGTCTGCTTTTGAGGGAAGACGCATGGCATCTCCTTTTGAGGGAAGACCAATGGTGTCTCCTTTTGAGGGAAGGTATATGGTGTCTCCAAAATTTGACAATGATGAGGCTACCATCCTGATGAAAACCCAAATTGATTTGGAGCTTGCGAAGATGAGGACTATGACCCCCAAGGAAGCTACTTTAGCTGCTGCTCAAGCAGTGAAAGAGGCAGAAGCTGCCATTGCTGAAGCCGAAGAGGCAGCCAGGGAAGCTGAGGCTGCTGAAGCTGATGCAGAAGCAGCACAAGCTTTTGCAGAAGCAGCAATGAAGACACTAAAAGGAAGAAATGCTGCGAAGATG ATGAATCGTCCCTGA